In one Anabrus simplex isolate iqAnaSimp1 chromosome 9, ASM4041472v1, whole genome shotgun sequence genomic region, the following are encoded:
- the LOC136881294 gene encoding ABC transporter F family member 4: MLLWNAKYVRPPPISSVLMSRGDLNIDKLELVCSQAVSILSNQKQLHMEAALLSRVLYRMKSKYRQNIGFKNIEKVNRGLLQYLSLDLFGVYSTFTALVPQVPRDPQVYLPTRQMLEWVLVRTQGFARLFCFIAQKCREAARHFHFLVTLGHTWETALLCMGLASRIWCFAKYMVTCSCNWYSQLKPFLQDLKCTGRNWLPSDYEFPEDLIKWLDAPWLTEHHKLKSLNPKKGVDKVLSRLMGPADDDDDEDVLDDSRIDIIDLFSGKVKLDEGSNKELLEVDDASESKNIDTRLQNLNKKPEIAHGEAKSITSVPEQWNKEDIGEKISRSSMKRMVAKLGKEAGLEPEKKRQKIETLVNISPLKHVEEVEPKQQAKRKEVHFITNGILKKVEEEDEEEEVILLEEEEEEMKKGKEKEGEEEDYSDVLVEDPEESTVATDKMKKLTVKSVKKFNLKPLEEGHQIHDRNYLGKGLLQDKSKFVKKEHSRISKILSDKSKINRLQGSQNLRAEAGPHKKLKPPKTKTSIPKTSYPLGHEKNSESISNSGPVPRQEINLLTHNSKKQHINSLKTVNDLERFLSRESKLRDKCSKKCLTRELDKLQWNMFYNAISVYVNKLNKKSVRKDKECYESLMKKARKAIKLRIL, from the exons atattgataAATTGGAGTTGGTGTGTTCCCAAGCAGTCTCTATTCTCAGTAACCAGAAGCAGCTTCACATGGAGGCAGCTTTATTGTCACGAGTCCTGTATCGCATGAAGTCAAAGTACCGTCAGAATATTGGGTTCAAGAATATTGAGAAG gTAAACCGTGGTTTATTGCAGTATCTATCCCTTGACCTGTTTGGAGTGTACAGCACATTCACAGCTCTTGTCCCTCAAGTACCTCGGGATCCTCAGGTGTACCTCCCCACTCGACAGATGTTGGAGTGGGTGCTGGTGCGCACACAGGGATTTGCGAGACTCTTCTGCTTCATTGCTCAAAAGTGTCGAGAAGCTGCACGCCACTTCCACTTCCTTGTTACGTTAGGACACACTTGGGAAACTGCGTTATTGTGCATGGGACTGGCTAGCAGAATATG GTGTTTTGCCAAATACATGGTGACTTGTTCCTGTAACTGGTACTCGCAGCTGAAACCATTCCTACAAGATTTGAAGTGTACTGGTAGGAATTGGCTGCCATCTGATTATGAGTTTCCTGAAGATTTGATAAAATGGTTGGATGCTCCTTGGCTTACAGAACATCACAAACTGAA ATCTCTGAATCCAAAGAAAGGTGTGGATAAAGTCCTCTCACGTTTAATGGGtcctgcagatgatgatgatgatgaagatgtattGGATGACTCTAGGATTGACATAATTGATTTATTTAGTGGGAAAGTGAAACTTGATGAAGGTTCAAACAAGGAACTGCTTGAAGTTGATGATGCAAGTGAGAGTAAAAATATTGATACACGATTACAAAATTTGAACAAGAAACCTGAAATAGCTCATGGGGAAGCCAAAAGTATTACTTCAGTTCCAGAACAATGGAATAAGGAAGATATTGGAG AGAAGATATCTCGAAGCTCCATGAAGAGAATGGTTGCAAAGCTGGGGAAAGAAGCAGGGTTGGAACCTGAGAAAAAGAGGCAGAAAATTGAAACTCTAGTGAATATTTCACCTTTGAAACATGTGGAGGAAGTTGAACCCAAACAACAGGCAAAGAGAAAGGAAGTACATTTCATCACAAATGGTATCTTAAAGAAGgtggaggaagaagatgaagaggaggaGGTGATATtattagaggaggaggaggaggagatgaagaaagggaaggagaaggaaggagaagaagaagattactctGATGTATTAGTTGAGGATCCAGAAGAGTCTACTGTAGCAACTGACAAAATGAAAAAATTAACTGTTAAATCCGTGAAGAAATTTAACTTAAAACCTCTAGAGGAAGGTCATCAAATTCATGATAGGAATTACTTAGGAAAAGGACTTTTACAAGACAAAAGTAAATTTGTAAAAAAGGAGCATAGTAGGATATCTAAGATACTTAGTGATAAGAGCAAAATTAATAGATTACAGGGTTCTCAGAACCTACGTGCCGAGGCTGGTCCACATAAAAAGCTAAAACCTCCCAAAACTAAAACAAGTATTCCTAAAACATCATATCCTCTGGGACATGAGAAGAACAGTGAATCTATTAGCAATTCAGGGCCAGTCCCAAGACAAGAAATTAATTTATTAACACACAACTCAAAAAAGCAGCATATAAAttctcttaaaactgtaaatgacCTGGAGAGGTTTTTGAGTAGAGAGTCAAAATTACGTGACAAGTGCAGTAAAAAGTGTCTAACCCGTGAACTGGATAAACTACAGTGGAATATGTTCTATAATGCAATTTCAGTgtatgtaaataaacttaacaaaaAGAGTGTTAGGAAAGATAAAGAATGTTATGAGAGTTTGATGAAAAAGGCTAGAAAAGCTATCAAATTGAGAATACTTTAa